A single Herpetosiphonaceae bacterium DNA region contains:
- a CDS encoding peptidylprolyl isomerase yields the protein MSNRPRPSQSPERRPTRRQLAAQQREANVQRRALLAIGGAVGLALLLIIGGFVYAALIQPSATVKTVNNETLTQGKYEELVRANTIQQIVQGLQFSKLFGSNQSLGQSGRFDEQIIQANVRLTEIGTSRDRQQPRDDATVQQWVDRQILEQGAKQELSIDPQQGEIDQALVAQFGALLDAAEPVTGTATTTATDTVETAAATSAAATSAATSAAAGTPTATALPTATPLPDEATQQVSEIVDVLYTEYTNILEALPEGATERQRTPQVDKEEMLRVMRDAAREQVIRDRVGEALVKEVPADDQTEPTSIQTRHILLRVPQETPTPTPDEATSATETAEPEATETPIPTPVPTPSPEELEQLFTKRKAEADALYKQLVDNPDSFAQVAQEKSEDPSSAANGGRLDPFDREGNVVGSQGQTLVKPFVDAAWQLKPSEISQPVRTDFGWHIIQRVPEDPKEKLDRLRKEALDKWLEEQRAKATIEPPPTATPTVPPAETTQPAEGTTQPEATTTP from the coding sequence ATGAGCAACCGACCACGTCCTTCTCAATCTCCTGAGCGCCGCCCAACCCGCCGCCAGCTCGCGGCCCAACAGCGCGAGGCTAACGTTCAACGCCGTGCGCTGCTTGCGATCGGAGGAGCTGTCGGATTGGCGCTCCTATTGATTATCGGCGGCTTCGTCTACGCCGCTCTGATCCAGCCGAGCGCCACGGTCAAGACCGTCAACAACGAGACGCTCACGCAGGGCAAGTACGAAGAGCTGGTGCGCGCCAACACGATCCAGCAGATCGTTCAGGGCCTACAATTCAGCAAGCTCTTCGGCTCGAACCAGAGCCTGGGACAGAGCGGACGCTTCGACGAGCAAATCATTCAGGCCAACGTGCGCCTGACCGAGATCGGCACCTCGCGGGACCGCCAGCAGCCGCGCGACGACGCCACCGTCCAGCAGTGGGTCGATCGGCAGATTTTAGAGCAGGGAGCCAAGCAAGAGCTGAGCATCGATCCGCAGCAGGGCGAGATCGATCAAGCGCTGGTCGCTCAGTTCGGCGCGCTGCTCGACGCTGCCGAGCCTGTCACCGGCACCGCGACCACCACAGCGACCGATACCGTCGAAACCGCCGCTGCAACCAGCGCGGCTGCCACGAGCGCGGCCACGAGCGCCGCTGCCGGAACGCCGACCGCCACCGCGCTGCCGACCGCCACGCCGCTGCCCGACGAGGCGACTCAGCAAGTCAGCGAGATCGTCGATGTGCTCTACACCGAGTACACCAACATCCTCGAAGCGTTGCCCGAAGGCGCGACCGAGCGGCAGCGCACGCCGCAGGTCGACAAAGAAGAGATGCTGCGCGTGATGCGCGATGCCGCGCGCGAGCAGGTGATCCGTGATCGCGTCGGCGAGGCGCTCGTCAAGGAAGTGCCAGCCGACGACCAGACCGAGCCGACCTCGATCCAGACGCGGCATATCCTGCTGCGCGTGCCGCAGGAAACACCAACGCCCACACCCGACGAGGCGACGAGCGCGACGGAAACTGCGGAGCCGGAGGCCACGGAAACGCCGATCCCAACGCCCGTACCCACACCTTCACCGGAGGAGCTGGAGCAGCTCTTTACCAAGCGCAAAGCCGAGGCCGACGCGCTCTACAAGCAGCTTGTGGATAATCCGGACTCCTTCGCGCAGGTGGCGCAGGAAAAATCGGAAGATCCCAGCTCGGCGGCGAATGGCGGCAGGCTCGATCCCTTCGATCGTGAGGGCAACGTCGTCGGCAGCCAGGGCCAGACGCTGGTCAAGCCGTTCGTCGATGCCGCGTGGCAGTTGAAGCCGAGCGAGATCAGCCAGCCCGTGCGCACCGATTTTGGCTGGCACATCATCCAACGCGTACCGGAAGATCCGAAGGAAAAGCTCGATCGGCTCCGCAAAGAGGCGCTCGACAAGTGGCTGGAAGAGCAGCGCGCGAAGGCGACAATCGAGCCGCCGCCGACCGCGACGCCGACGGTCCCGCCCGCCGAAACCACGCAGCCAGCCGAAGGCACGACGCAGCCTGAGGCGACGACCACACCGTAA